From the genome of Diorhabda carinulata isolate Delta chromosome 2, icDioCari1.1, whole genome shotgun sequence:
aatttatttaattaactaATTGTCTGATAAATTATAAGTTACACAAGTCTTTACAAATTTTCTGGTGTTAGTTTGTAATATGCCAATCAGTTTCAGTTAAAACTGAATCGAATGGGTTCAAATGATTATGAAATCttgtattttacaaattttacaaaaaaactgagTCCATTTCCCAGATTTGGATCTCATTTAGTACTAGATATTCTTATTCCGTTTAGAATTAACCCATTGTAAATACACCCCCGGGTCCATTCTCCAGattttatcatcttttattCTCATTTAGTGGACTTTTCTTTATCAATAGTTCTTTAAGaaagattttaatgattttcttttttggtaGCCATTATATATTCACCTTCTGATGAGATTCTAGTGCTAGGTGCTACAACATATCCTATTCTACTTATGCagtgaaatttttgtttgttttcaggatattgaaagaaaattgaatgCTGATTGGGAAGAACCTCACGATTCTTCTGTATTATCTGTTCAAATAGCTCAACTATGTTCATGTTTCGATGTTTATTTGGAAACTACCGATCCCAATACATTCACACAGACTGTTACATTTATTAAAAGTATAAggtaaataatcatttttttattttgattgtaaagaataatttgaagtaatttgaataattttatgtatataatttttgaaagaattactGCAACACCGAAGTTGGGAAACTTGAAtttatcaatgttttttataatataagttACTTTACTTTTaaacattattcatatttttcaaagtacCTCATATActagtgaaaaatttttaatatctgaTGGATTTTTATGATGAATAGATTTTTTACTGTAATTTTAGTGATACAAAagtatcttcattttcattatcctgaccaaaattattttaaattttataaatacattaatTAAATAAGAGCTATTTggacaatatataaaaaatacatgatAATGAATGTTTAtagcaaaaattataaatttaaaaatattttgacttgtTGGGCTGCTAATGTAATAACTTGGACTGTTTAGAGGGGTTATATGCAATTTAAAGTGTAAAATATATGTAAAGTTGCTAAActtatttattaaagtaaacGATTGGCTATTCGAGAGGGATATCAGTTTTGAAAAACCATCTATGAAGAAAGAGACCTGAAAAATAGATTGATAACTTTCTTATATTCACATCCTTCTCAGCAGATTTAGGACCATTTTGGTATtcccaaaaataaaaagtattttgaaaccATCTCCCAGAATGCATTTAAAAATTGTACCAAAAAAATCTTTGGtgattgtgaaattattttcgCTAAATATTCATTacctatttttttgtttatttcagtgCTCGAAATAGGCGACGGCcattgaaatttagaaaaattggaaatgggATCTTCacacaatattaaaattctaaaattggGATAGTATATTCTTTCACTgtattagtttttgtttttcagaaaaagtttttgaattctgtagaatttttttactgGTTGTAATAAAAACCTCTTCGatcaaaagttattttattaaatatatatattaactcTTATCAAAAACCATGGAAACACAATCAAGATTCTTTAAATTGAGTAATACCGCTTGAAAAGTATTACAAAACTTTGGAATGCTTATTAACCTAACTTTTTGTCCTTGATCtcctgaaaataaacaaaaaattcaaaaaaactctTCCTTTCATACGAAATTTTTCCTTTACCTGTGACCATTTCAGTAGCAAATTCATCTTGATTCCCAGCAAAAAACACGTGCGGACATTTCTCAATGATAAAAGGATCGTTTTTGTAATAAGGATAACACCCAAGAGTATCTGGAGCTGTCGGTGCCAAATGTCCCCAttctaaacatttttctaaAGCTTTGATTGGAGAATTATTTTCCGAATACCAGATTATATGTTGTACTGGTTGTCCTGAACTTcctaatatattcaaattatctaGAGAACAGGAATAAGGATTTGGCACTAAATTAAGGGATTTGTACATGCTCGAGTTAGGAAACATGCAAGGATGCATCTGTTTTTGGGGTAAAATTTGATTCGAAGGATCATGTTCTCCAGGCATTACATCAACCTACGACAAAATATATTGCATAATGCTTGTAAACactttttgtcttatattatcAAACAGATTTCATAATAACATTGCACATTAAAAGTCTCCAATCTCCATTTATTGCAGGAAATGATACaagatgtcttcttgcaagccaatagactgtggagtgcctcaaggctcagtactagaccctatttcattttttctatttaataagaCATTGCTTATCTAGATATCGGCAGCGGAACAACCCTGATAACatggcacttcataggaccatatctagtgacctaatcacccttaaatcatgctgtgattctaatcttctctgtttcaatgtttctaaaactaaagttgtCATATAAAGAAACGTTGAAGCCTTTTGTACTAAATAACACTATCATTGAATCCGTAAAATTCTTAAGGCTTGTTGTagacaattctttgaaatgggAAAATTAAGCTCTtcctgtttaaaaaaaaattaacctatAATGCTAAACCTTGAAATAGTCAGATATTTATCActgataaattgaaaatatcttaCCTCTACTAACGCACAAAGTTgagacaaaaaattatcaaacgaGTTAACAGCCTCAATAGTTTCAGTTGATTCTGATACCCTACTAATTAATGAGATGGTAGGTTTCCTTTTTTCACCCGTTACTCTTATACTATTACCGGCAATAATCACTCTAACAACTTTTGAAACAGATTCTGTATCCCCCAACATTCCAGTTAACCAAAACGTAAATAAACCTAAgttgcaaattattttttcatagcTAATTAAATCTAGTCCGCTTAAAAACACAACATAAGTATCTTCTATAAATAGTGGTCTTTCTATTTGTTCCCTGTAACCAGGAAATACGTAATCTTCTGctttgaattttccatttccTGCATCAGTACCTAAGAGAGCAATTGTTATACCAGTGACTACTTCTTTTATTGGAACacctaaaaaatttaataatcaatttaatttaactaAAAGGCATTGATTACCTTCTATTTGATATCTCTGAACTTCATCTTCTATAAATAGTTTATCAGAATCATCACTTAAATCGTTATCAAGAATAGGACCAACTTCTGCTACAAGTTGATTGGCTTCTGATAATTCTTTTAATATCGAAGGTTTCAATTTCTGATCTTTGAAAATAGTTCCTATAACTATACATTTATCTTTGTTCTCTTCAGCTAATTTGTGAAGTTTAATAACAGCGTATTGACTACCCCATTCATTTTTAATACGTTCACGAATGAGCGTTTCCATATCCCGAAGACGGGCTAAGTATATGCTACAATATTGTCGGTTAAAATCCTCTGGATGTTCGGAGAatttatttgaagtattttcatatttaacagTCGCTCTCTCTAACATTTTTTGGGCACCTTTGTTTTCTGGcatattaatttttcactttagttttgtttatatataacctctaaatgtcaatttttagCGCGAAATAGAACTAAatcttattttctttaatttgaataaagGTTCGTTACCGCATGAAATTCTAGATCTCCGAAACCGATTTCAGTTTTCTGTTGGATTACTGATCGATTtatcatttgtttattttgaaatatacaaaacaaaaatccaGATCATTATTATAATCATATTTAACTGCAAAATGCGTTCGAGTtggtaaataattaataactgcTCAATAACAGTTATTATCATGATGAAACTGAATAAATATCATGAAAAGGTAATGAAAATCAAAGGTTTTGAAATTTCCTCCGAAGGTGAACGTGACATTCTGTAACTggtaaaaatttcattcttgaTTTGAATgcgcaatcagctgataggcGATCTATCTGACCCAGTAAAAACCATTTCGAAGTACAGTTAAAATACAGTTCAAAAGCTTGTCAGAACTTTGGACATCATAAGCTCGCATTCAATGCACTATGTTAGAACGTACAAAGTAAACCGGTAAAGATTATCCAGAGTTTACACAGGCTGGAAACCAAAAAGTTTACACAGACCGAAAACCGAATATGATCCAcaaaatatatgtaatactcctatatcgCTACTCGGAATAGGGATTGTAGCTTGACCATTATGTGCAGATATATATGCGTCTGTCTTAATTATTACACCTTGAGTCTGGTGCGCATGATCGTGAATGCGGAAACAAAATccattacaataattatatttcgtGCTATGAAAGATGTCTTACTCTTATCCACTTGCCATTATAGACGCAACACTTGCGCACGACGCTTGAAATAAGAAGAACGAGATAGAAGTAGTCATTTGCTGTCTCACTTCATGGGCCACGCTTCAACTTACAGTCACTAGCAATATAGGAgtgatttgtgattttttcctattttctttgataacttttgcaaaaaaaataattcttggcaCAAAGCATATGACCATCTTATACAACAGTGAACTAATTAAGCAGTTTTTTAATAACTCACAAACTTTTCTTTGAAAGTGAACTATAACAAGCTGTGAAGTCACGTTTcgattgtaaaatattaataaataaggTTTGTCAATCTTGACCATAGGTGTAGAAACAGAGCATGCCCTAATGGTATATTTTGTGGGTGTAGAGCAAACTCATGAATAGTATAACTTGCAGATCGAATAGTGTTAGAatcaaatatcacaaaaaagaaGACCTTACTTCACACCATAGAActaaaagattattttaatttttttctgttaagaGGTACTCACAATGGATGCGAGCATGACGAGCTGTATACGCTCttaaatgtcaaaaatagttAAACTTGTTGAGAAACTGTAATAACGCACACAACGATTGCGCTCTTGAGATCGAAGTTAACCAGCTTTCTACTTTTTACGCgctcaaaaacataacctcgcGTCCTAGTGTAGTTTGTAATTGCAGGTACTCTCAAAGCCACAACTTTCGAAATTATCCTTTATTTGGTGGTTTTTAGTTATAGTGAAGGAAATAAACACAcaaattgtttctaaaataatttatttgatcatTTCAAGAACAAATTCACTTGCCAAAATTGAGATTGTCAAGGATTTACACAAAATTACGTAACTAACCTTTTTAAATGTACAATAGATATAcaaggtaaataaatatatttaagtacattcattatttataaaatttataatacatttatataattttcaactaaaacatattttttggtGTTCCAATGCCTATGTTACTATTAAAGCAGctcaatacatttttattatctttattacACAAAAGTTAatacaacttttaaaaataattaggcTTTTTTTGTTTCTCCTAACACCTACAAGAGAAATTATACAAAGGAATCTTGttaattatataacaaacattttttgtatggAACTTTTAGGGGTGTAGCTTGAGGTAGATGGGTCctatatcaaattttgtaaaggGGGCCTTCAACCTAACTATAGAGAAGTTCaaatttttccaagaaaaacAGAAGCactgataataaataatatatcatcTTCTACTTCGAGTAAATGCTCCTTGGAGCCATTTAGGaaaacaattgaaatcaaataaacacTTCTTGTGTTTTTTagcaaatttaataattaaattatcaaaagcAGAAGATAATTACTAAAATAGGGACAAATCTGAAAGTCATTCTTGACCCATAGAGGTccatagataatttttttgttttaatgggaagcatatttaaaaatttttattctacaataaaaattaaatagagaAAAGTAAATTAATTATCATTTAATGAACCCTGATgaacaaatactttttaatcaagctctaatttgtattttaaatcgaaattcaaatttctaataataaaaattatacaaaaatatttttatagtaacCCATTACttcttatatttaaattgatgtaatttaatatttagaatatgaGGGATGTTCTAGGTTGGTTTTGGAACGGAAGTGACATTCACGGGGTACGTCGAAGTATGCTTATAGTCAAGTCTAACCGCAGACGATAACGAAAACATCAAAGTATCGATATATGAGGGGTGttaacaaaaacttgaaaaagtgAGGTAAGGCGATAATGGCAAAATTGAAGTACGGGGTGTGTTAAAAAGTGAGGTAAGGCGATATCGGCCGACATGACGTACGTGTTTTCTAAGGTGATAACGCCCGACGTGGTGCACGTGTTTTGCTAATAATAGCACACCCGGATTTCATTTTGCCGTTATCGCCTTTTTTTTTAAGACGCCCCGTATTTCGATACTTTGATGGTTAGACGTGACGATAAGGATACTACAACGTATTCCGTGAATGTCACTTCTGTTCCAGAACCGGCCTAGAGTATCTACTCTCatgattaaaatttgaaatttcactcattaaattttatattcaatttaaaataaatttttatcaataggAAAAATTGCTCCAATGCTATTTAATtctatgaataataaattgatttgtgAAACAATGATTACTtatgttttctatttctttaaGGCATgaagaaacaatttatttttttctttgtttggtTTGTTGTAAAAATAGTTTCAGGAAAAGATTGTTTATTACAACTCTAGAAATGTATATACGTGGCGTGCTCATGTATATTTTGAagattacaactttttgaatcatatCTTAGAAACGGTGGCtcctataaaaaaaagtattgaaacgttttttgtagataattttatgatctacaatttttgtctgtgGTATTCTTAatataaaacttaccgttttgctgtaaatcgcgaaaaactatttttttcaaatttgaccttgaataaaattttttctatacacgAGAATAATgggaattttcaaattttatttttaatcacattttaaacaattttactgttttttagATTGGttggaatttatgtagcttcactcttacttttaggtctaatttgaccggactattggTAGACCAAAACAAATTCTACTCATCTCACAGATTGAATGCGCTCGATGGAAggttgaatatttaataatatcatgagtataaaaaaatgtcattccTCTAATTTGtgacatttatttcaaattctgtGTCTTCTAGTCACTTCATATACTGAAAAATGTGATTGTGCATATCGGTTTTAGAATAGGCAGTTTTTTaagctaaaaataaaattaataccCAGGGAACAActggaatatatttttcacaaaaatgtaaCTTAACCACTATTATTTTTCCAAGTTAAGTTtacgtcataaatatgagtataACATCTAAAAAGTCAGTCAGGTACATctaaaacatatcaaaaaatctcttcttaaaacaaaaattttctttccaaaatatCATAGAAGGTAAACATCGGAGGAAAAGGATTTGAGttgaatattgacaaaaaattgtaaattataaattaagtGTCATTTAATTTGCATTATATCACATATTATCTTCAATGATCCTTATCATCAAACGGTGTTTTGACAAAATAAGTTGTCAAAGTACCTTTGCCTTTAACGTACGTCGGGCCTCTACAATCGCATTGGTAACCAGCATTCATAAGAACTTCAGCAGTGACATCTGTCGTTTGTATTTTacctaataatatttaaattaataaaaattagttttgagTAGTGGCGGTAGTTTCTACCTAACAGTCCACAAGAATCCATCCTGGACGCTACGTTGACAGTATTACCCCAAATATCGTATTGGGGTTTTTGCGCTCCGACCACTCCCGCTATTACAGGTCCGTGATTTAGGCCttaaaaaagacaatttttcttcatatgcTTACATAATTAGATCTTCACTTACCGATCCTCAATTTAAATCTTTGGAATGCATCTCTGTTTATTTGTTCTAAACTAGTCATCAGCAATACTGCGAATTCTACTAGTGCTGTTATAATGTGTTCTTCCTTTCTACTAGCCTCctaaaaagcaaaaattttttccatatattaaTTAGAGGCTTTTACATCCAATCCAAAAGTCATCGATCATAAATAGAGATAAAGAATAAAAGAGAGACAGTTGAATACTAAGAAGGCGAAACAACGAATATACGAAGATGGAGATAAAAACTCGTCCACAACATGCACCGTGAAGCAGATCCTATTCGGTTATAATGGAAATCTACATTTTCGCAGCGTCtttgatatgttttttcatatcttttttttcaaaactaatttctataatttttgagaaaatcgtTTTTGTTGTATATACGAGTTTGTTTATCGGCTTTATTTAGTTTGTAGTAAAAAATCAGTCAGTGAACGGAACGAAATAGATAAGTAACCGGTTAGTAATAGTTAATTATATAAGTAgtggataataataataattattattatataagttagttaaggcCAGGTTTCTTCACTTCCTAATAAGTATTATTTACCGAATAACCATACATTCGGTTTCTTCACCTTTTAataaatcgagttatttgccaaataagttaTAAGGCAGTCACAACAGTCAATTAAAGAGTTTAGtagaaacttaacctaaaatattataaatcaaaagtggtttgtttgtttattatacctatatattaatttttgaaaatattcgtcttacaaatacttaaatattcaatatggaTGCTTTCCAAGATTTAGAGGATTTGTTTGTAAGGAATTGATTGAGAAAATACAGTAAATGGCAGAAGATCGAGCTTATTCAGTTCATCTTTACAATTTTTGATAcgatgatgaatttttttcatttcttatcaattattttcaatataaacacaACTTTCTCTATCTAGAGACTACTTCAACATTTACATTAATAAAACACATGCAAATATGATTAAGCACAGATAGTTGTCACAAATACAGTTAGGTTAGTTACGTTACGGTTTCGACAATATTCATCATAAAGATAGATGAAACCAGAATACAGAAATAATGAGACAGATAGGTTTGGAGATAAAACGATTGGTA
Proteins encoded in this window:
- the LOC130890864 gene encoding DNA polymerase delta subunit 2 — protein: MPENKGAQKMLERATVKYENTSNKFSEHPEDFNRQYCSIYLARLRDMETLIRERIKNEWGSQYAVIKLHKLAEENKDKCIVIGTIFKDQKLKPSILKELSEANQLVAEVGPILDNDLSDDSDKLFIEDEVQRYQIEGVPIKEVVTGITIALLGTDAGNGKFKAEDYVFPGYREQIERPLFIEDTYVVFLSGLDLISYEKIICNLGLFTFWLTGMLGDTESVSKVVRVIIAGNSIRVTGEKRKPTISLISRVSESTETIEAVNSFDNFLSQLCALVEVDVMPGEHDPSNQILPQKQMHPCMFPNSSMYKSLNLVPNPYSCSLDNLNILGSSGQPVQHIIWYSENNSPIKALEKCLEWGHLAPTAPDTLGCYPYYKNDPFIIEKCPHVFFAGNQDEFATEMVTGDQGQKVRLISIPKFCNTFQAVLLNLKNLDCVSMVFDKS